The Brachypodium distachyon strain Bd21 chromosome 4, Brachypodium_distachyon_v3.0, whole genome shotgun sequence nucleotide sequence CAATATTTATATAAAGTGTGAACAGATAATATCAGCTTGTACAGAACACAAAATGTCCCAAACGGATTAGAATATCAGGCAAGCTACAAATACATATAGGTTACAACTTGCTAAGGAGCAGTTGGCATATATGCCTAGAACcactgaaaagaaaatatgtgGCTCTCATAGTTTTAAAGATAAGACCATAATCAGAATTTAGATTCGCATTCATTTCAAGATCAAGACAAACCTGCATGCTGCAGCAGGCCACATGTCAGTTGGTGGACAAAAAAACAGCTACATGTCCTCCAATAACTCACTACACAGAAGCTATAGCTTCTTCCCATGGCCATTGACTAGCCCATACGGATCATGATTGCCTCTGGATCTAGAGAAAGAACTAGTTTCACCACAGGAAAAGACCCTCTTACTTTTCAGCACCAACACACCATTCCATAAACCTAAGTATTCGGGCAGGAGAAGCGTTCCTGTGTCATGCTTTTAAAGAATCCCCCATTAACTTCCAAGCAACTACTGCCATATTCCTTGGAGACATAGTGGGATCAAACAGAGGAAACAACAATGCTTCAACTGCACCGCCTTGTTCTTGAAGAAACAGTAACCGATCAAGTAAAATATATGTTTCCACCAGTGGACCTAAAGCAGCCCGAAGGCACCAAAAGGGGCCTATGAACTCCTGcaagaacaaggaaaatgTGTGCACTAGTAATCAGTTGTTTGTGTTAAAAAATAATCCAGGGAGAGTGGGGTGTGCGGGGGGTACCACTGTCATATCACAGATACTGCTacgttttttaaaatatgGTTGTTTAACTGCTACATTTTGTCAACATAGTTTAGAAAAGCATGCGACAGACGTTTTATTAATAGCTCCTGTACACATTTATATCATGTAAGAAGTATGGACATAAAATATTGGGTACCTCCAATGCTGGAAGTAGCACAGTAATTTAATCTCATTGTAAGTCACATTGTAACATCAGCAACATAGTACTAGTCTACACTGTATTCATCTTCTCACACCAGTTAGTTATGTTTGCCAAATTGCATAGCTAGCAGCCCACCCAACGAACACATCAGAAGCACATGCATTTTCACTTTACTTATTGTTGCGAAACTAATGGCACAAATACATgatgaatttcatcaaaagAATAGGCATGATGGGGCCACTGTTAGGGATTGCAGTGCATTGTAACATACTAGTAGTACTGTTGAAATGTTCTCAACGGACTTAATTAGCGACGCTTGCCCAGAACTTGTGTGCCTATTGCATCATATAAAAAGGGATATAGCTATCTTCATATTGATAATTAAAAACAGATTGTTGAAATAGGCACTGCATTTAAATTCTTGGAATTATCATAGAGAAAGAAGGCATGATAGATCGAAAGGGCATTCCAATTAAACGTACGGCGAAGCGTTGCACGGCCTTCCATATTTCGAGTAGATGAACATCTTCCACAAAACCACAGTCAAGACGAGCTAATCCAGAGACTGTGAAATCTTTGAAAAGAGTGAACTTGTCGCATTCATCAAGATAAATGCCAGTTGGTCCCACGTTAACTCTGGATATGGATGAATCGACGACTTCTGAAGTTGAGTAAGTATCACCTGCCAGCATTATTCATTGTCCGCTTATAAACTAAGACAAAAACAATTTTAGATAGCCAATCCAAAATGGTTGTGACTTTGAGTAAGAAAAGTTAATAACCTGTACAAAGTTGGTGGCTACAACATCCGACAGCGCCTTCAAGATCAGTTGGTTCTGTGGGCAATGAACTATCCATGGTCATATTTTGTTCCTTGGAATTAGAATAGGGTAAATCATCGTTTTTTCCCATAGCCATATGGGATTCCATAACTTTCCGAAGCCTTTGGCGGCGCAGAGCTTTTCCTTGCCTTCCAATTGATGGACTCAATCTTGACACTTCTGGGAAGTATTTCTCAAGTACctacagaaaaatacatagtTAGACAAGTCCAAAGCCTTGAatgaaaacaacaacagaaagaaaaaaacactgcTGGTCCATGAGATGCATGAGTCAATTAAACAGCAAAGTGAGCTAACACAAGAAACCAATAAGATTTAATATGCATAGCTTCACATCTTAGTTTGTGAGACTCACATATAGAGTCCATGGGGTTTACTTAGGGCTCTATCATAATTTACTGTGCCAGTTTTATACAGTATGATACACTTGCACTCAGTGGTGGAGCCAGCCGATCAGTGAAGCCTGGGCATACACCATGagggtttagggttagggtaGTAAACAGGAATCACGAATGCTGCACAATTATCCATAATCCTTTGATGACCACATAAGCATACCTTAATTACACGGTATCAACAACCATTTATGCTTGACAGCTTGTTATTATTTAAAGCAcacaagattttattttcagcaCATGTTAAGTGCATGGTTATTAAATAACAATGAACAACATGcgtaaaaattataaaatgaaGAGTAACAGACTAGGTGGGAAATCCAGCATTCGAATTAAGAGGATGAATTAACAAAGTATTTACCATTTGAAAAGCCGCTCGGAAAgcatgcacatcaaaattTTCTAGGGCCATTTCCTTGGTAAGATTCCTCCACCTCTCTGCACTCTAAACAGGATTCACGAAAAAGCATTTAGAACAACAACTACAAAAGTGGCTACGTTTTGTTAATGCAAACAAAACAATGAAAGTTTCAGAAATGAATAGATTTCAGGAATCAGGATCGCTGGCTTCAGCATGTAATGCACAGCCCACAGGACCACATTGGTTCTCCAAACAGAATACAGATGAGAATAAAAACTTGCATATATGAAATTAGGTTGTCCCCTGGGGCAATAATGCTATAAACATATAATTGCATACCATATGAATGTGTAGTAAAGGTAAACAGGTTGCTTAAACAAGCTAGCaggcattttttttgtttcatgtcTGGTATAAGTCCTGACCACCTTAAATACGATCCCCAGAATGAAAAAGATGGTTCAAAAATATTGTGCAACACTGCAAGCAAGAATTGCCATTTTACCTGGCAAGCAAGGTCACGGATGCTTTTCCCAAGCACTAATTTAGATGATTTAGCAGCGTTGCTAATAGGAAAACCAGGACAGGTGTCTCTATCCTCATGACAATCCTCGGACAACAAGTTGTAACAGCAGCCGACGCTGACCAATGCCTGTACTTGTTCACAGGACACAAAAACCCTGCCCATAGGACACAGTACCATGTTGTAAAAGAATTCCCATGCAATGGGGGGGAGTCAGGTATTCCCATGATTGAGCACAAAAGACTAACCTTAGCATGTTAACTGAAAGATCACCACAGGCATGAAGACCAGCAAGGACTAATTGAGGAATGCTGTGGTTTGGGTTCTCAATTTGAGGGCTAATTCCAGTACAGTAAGTTTCTGTTACATGTTCACCATGAACATCCTGGCATGCGTCCAGCGTAACAGCTGCCAATGTGGCACTGGAAAGAACATGACAAGTGACAGTTCTAGGCACTCTAAACTGTTGCTTCTCCACACTACAAAAGCAACAAGAAACAATTTATGGCAACAGAAATCGACTCTCATTATATCAAGATAGTAAACGTAAAATTCAGTTTGACAAAAAAACCGCACCATTTAGCAGCATAGTGCTTCTTTATCCTCTCTGCACGAGTATTTGTAACAGATGCATGATGTGATGAAGCATCTATTGCGACAACAGGGAGTTGATACTCAAAAGATAAAGCTTGTGCAAGATAACCCTGATAACACGATAAAATGGATAAGAAACAAATAATTGGGAAAACAAATTATGTACAACTTGAAGTTTGCTGTCATTTCTGAAAACAAATAGTTACAGAAAACCAGAGCATGGCATCCAACAACAAATCTAGGACATGTACAGTCTCGACATGAAACAAGAGGTAGCATATGCTTAAGACTTACTAATTGCAACACCTAGAAAAGAACCTGGGAAGTTCTTAGCTAGATGTATCAAACATAAAATGCTTGCTCGGACTCTAATACGTAaattttaatactccctccatccaacaaaagatgtctcaagtttgtcaaaatttggatgtatctagacatgacttagtgtatagattcattcaaatttagtcaaagttgagacatcctttgttggacggagggagtatgtaagATGGCACAGTCATGGATGAACTATGAAACAAAGAAATAGGGTGATAAATATCCAAGTGGTCATCTAATAATTTTAATTATTTTGCTCAAATGAAGTCTGGCGAAAAATTTCAAGCTTCTTCAAAGTGCAGAACTGCCAATGACCTACCTGACCAGAACCTACATCAACCACTGTCTTGGCACCACAGCTCCTAGCAATTGCATCAACAATGGCACCTAAAGTTTCAATCTGCACCAATCAACTTCTCCAAACATGAGAATGCACGGAAAAAATAATCTGGATCAACTTTCAAAATAAACCAACAAATCTAG carries:
- the LOC100846767 gene encoding protein RRNAD1, with the translated sequence MAAASPASGAHLYSCETAAQTREWMDAIASFLGRHRPLLEAHVVNFFKDRLWEMVDAEWMECLRGEPVESLLKLPSGCVQDHWPSSLQEFILTARSLALSRDQKSPQSFLPNLRVASIGTVLAQGMNTKKKHEIETLGAIVDAIARSCGAKTVVDVGSGQGYLAQALSFEYQLPVVAIDASSHHASVTNTRAERIKKHYAAKCVEKQQFRVPRTVTCHVLSSATLAAVTLDACQDVHGEHVTETYCTGISPQIENPNHSIPQLVLAGLHACGDLSVNMLRVFVSCEQVQALVSVGCCYNLLSEDCHEDRDTCPGFPISNAAKSSKLVLGKSIRDLACQSAERWRNLTKEMALENFDVHAFRAAFQMVLEKYFPEVSRLSPSIGRQGKALRRQRLRKVMESHMAMGKNDDLPYSNSKEQNMTMDSSLPTEPTDLEGAVGCCSHQLCTGDTYSTSEVVDSSISRVNVGPTGIYLDECDKFTLFKDFTVSGLARLDCGFVEDVHLLEIWKAVQRFAEFIGPFWCLRAALGPLVETYILLDRLLFLQEQGGAVEALLFPLFDPTMSPRNMAVVAWKLMGDSLKA